One region of Mycolicibacterium lutetiense genomic DNA includes:
- a CDS encoding nuclear transport factor 2 family protein, which translates to MLSLAEISDRLEIQQLLIDYSTAIDRRLFDDLDAVFTADAYIDYRAMGGIDGQYPEVKAWLAEVLPNFPAYAHMLGNFDVRIEGDKASSRTICFNPMVLPGLEQQVLFCGLWYEDEFIRTAEGWRMSRRVETKCFDKIV; encoded by the coding sequence ATGTTGAGCCTGGCCGAGATTTCGGACCGTCTGGAGATCCAGCAATTGTTGATCGACTACTCCACGGCGATAGACCGTCGACTATTCGATGACCTCGATGCGGTGTTCACCGCCGACGCCTACATCGACTACCGGGCGATGGGCGGTATCGACGGCCAGTACCCGGAGGTCAAGGCGTGGCTGGCCGAAGTGCTGCCGAACTTTCCGGCCTACGCCCACATGCTCGGCAACTTCGACGTCCGCATCGAGGGGGACAAGGCGTCGTCGCGCACGATCTGCTTCAATCCCATGGTGCTGCCCGGGCTGGAGCAGCAGGTGTTGTTCTGTGGCCTGTGGTACGAGGACGAGTTCATCCGGACCGCCGAGGGCTGGCGGATGAGCCGCCGCGTCGAGACCAAGTGCTTCGACAAGATCGTCTGA
- a CDS encoding RNA-guided endonuclease InsQ/TnpB family protein, whose protein sequence is MMTGRRFRVEFTEDQAEYAEQVGAACRAVWNTGLEQRREYRRHGRWMNYGAQAHELAEAKSEHPWLKDVPGHCLQQTLMDLDKACRAYGTFRVRWRAGRRWSPSFRFPEGNKMVAEKLNRQHARIKLPKLGWVKFRASRSLDAETIRSVTLTRNSRHWFISVLVDDGWQAPETHRAPGTAVGVDRGVATAIATSTGELIDRPFTTAGERRRVVTLQRRLSRCAKRSANRDKIRAELAAVRARERHRRLDFCAQTAHQLTTANAVVVVENLNTKNMTRSAKGTLQDHGRNVAAKSALNRAILAKGWHQFSLALSSSARYTGTTVVPVPAAYTSQRCSKCGHVDPKSRESQAVFRCTSCTHHEHADVNAAKNILAAGLAVTACEDQLRPAGKARSPKQEPAGNREELLLHTPNAATAA, encoded by the coding sequence ATGATGACGGGGCGGCGGTTTCGAGTCGAATTCACCGAGGACCAAGCCGAGTATGCCGAGCAGGTTGGGGCGGCTTGCCGGGCGGTGTGGAATACCGGCCTGGAGCAGCGCCGCGAGTATCGCCGGCATGGCAGGTGGATGAACTACGGCGCCCAGGCCCACGAACTTGCCGAAGCGAAATCCGAGCATCCGTGGCTCAAAGACGTTCCGGGGCACTGCCTGCAGCAGACGTTGATGGACCTGGACAAGGCGTGCCGCGCATATGGGACGTTTCGGGTGCGGTGGCGCGCGGGCCGCAGATGGTCGCCGTCGTTCCGGTTCCCCGAGGGCAACAAGATGGTGGCAGAGAAGCTCAATCGTCAGCACGCGCGGATCAAGTTGCCCAAGCTGGGCTGGGTGAAGTTCCGGGCTTCGCGCAGTCTGGACGCTGAAACCATCCGCTCGGTCACCCTTACCCGCAACAGCAGACACTGGTTCATCTCCGTGTTGGTCGACGACGGCTGGCAGGCCCCCGAGACCCACCGTGCGCCGGGCACGGCCGTCGGGGTAGACCGTGGCGTGGCCACGGCGATCGCGACCAGTACCGGCGAGCTTATCGACCGCCCGTTCACGACCGCCGGTGAGCGGCGGCGGGTGGTGACGTTGCAACGCAGGTTGTCGCGGTGCGCTAAGCGGTCGGCTAACCGGGACAAGATCCGGGCCGAACTGGCGGCGGTCCGGGCCCGGGAGCGGCACCGGCGTCTGGATTTTTGTGCTCAAACCGCCCACCAACTCACGACGGCGAACGCGGTGGTGGTGGTCGAAAACTTGAATACCAAGAATATGACCCGCTCGGCGAAAGGAACGCTGCAAGACCACGGACGCAATGTGGCTGCGAAATCCGCGCTCAACCGTGCCATCCTCGCCAAAGGATGGCATCAGTTCTCGTTGGCACTGTCCTCGTCGGCCCGTTACACCGGGACCACGGTGGTGCCGGTGCCGGCGGCATACACGTCGCAACGCTGCTCGAAATGTGGGCACGTGGACCCGAAATCCCGTGAGAGCCAAGCGGTATTCCGGTGCACCTCGTGCACACACCATGAGCACGCGGACGTCAACGCCGCCAAGAACATTCTGGCCGCAGGGCTTGCGGTCACTGCCTGTGAAGACCAACTCCGGCCTGCGGGCAAGGCGCGGTCACCGAAGCAGGAACCAGCAGGAAACCGCGAGGAATTACTGCTCCACACCCCCAACGCCGCTACCGCAGCATGA
- a CDS encoding D-alanyl-D-alanine carboxypeptidase family protein translates to MGRLVGLVPGAVIAVATALIPVASLLGTAPPARADIDVQQIGSAPIPDGPAQGWVVADLDTGQVLAARNEHTRYAPASTIKTLLAQVVLDEVPLDSTIVADEADTRVECNCAGVAPGHTYTARQLLEAALLASGNDAANTLARMVGGPEAAVSKMNAKAVALGANNTNVATPSGLDGPGMPFWSTPHDLATIFRGAMANPTFAQITTMPSTTFPSKTGDRVLANQDELLHRYPGAIGGKTGFTDIARKTFVGAAQRDGRRLVVTMMYGLVKEGGPTYWDQAATLFDWGFAQDRSASIGSL, encoded by the coding sequence ATGGGGAGACTCGTTGGACTCGTTCCGGGTGCCGTCATCGCTGTGGCGACCGCGCTGATCCCGGTCGCGTCCCTGCTCGGCACCGCACCCCCGGCCAGAGCCGACATCGACGTGCAGCAGATCGGGTCCGCACCCATCCCGGACGGACCCGCGCAGGGCTGGGTCGTCGCCGACCTGGATACCGGACAGGTACTGGCCGCACGCAACGAGCACACCCGTTACGCACCGGCGAGCACGATCAAGACCCTGCTGGCCCAGGTGGTGCTCGACGAGGTGCCGCTGGACAGCACGATCGTGGCCGACGAAGCCGATACCCGGGTCGAGTGCAACTGCGCCGGCGTCGCACCCGGGCACACCTACACCGCGCGCCAACTGCTGGAGGCAGCGCTGCTGGCATCAGGAAATGACGCCGCCAACACCCTGGCCCGGATGGTCGGCGGGCCCGAGGCCGCCGTGAGCAAGATGAACGCCAAGGCGGTGGCGCTCGGGGCGAACAACACGAATGTCGCCACCCCGTCGGGGCTGGACGGGCCGGGGATGCCGTTCTGGTCGACACCGCACGACCTGGCGACCATCTTCCGTGGCGCCATGGCCAATCCGACCTTCGCGCAGATCACCACGATGCCCTCGACCACGTTCCCCAGCAAGACCGGCGACCGGGTCCTGGCCAATCAGGACGAGCTGTTGCATCGCTACCCCGGCGCCATCGGCGGCAAAACGGGTTTCACCGACATCGCCCGCAAGACGTTCGTCGGAGCCGCGCAGCGCGACGGCCGCCGTCTGGTGGTCACGATGATGTACGGACTGGTCAAAGAGGGTGGGCCGACCTACTGGGATCAAGCGGCAACCTTGTTCGACTGGGGCTTCGCCCAGGACCGCTCGGCCAGCATCGGGTCGCTCTAG
- a CDS encoding D-alanyl-D-alanine carboxypeptidase yields MRRLFVTLALALGTALAAANIWAPPAAAQPGVQPAGAQIPDGPAKAWLVADMDTGQVLASKDPNGSYAPASTIKPLLAMVVLDHLRPDNFARANESHTKVECSCVGLKPGQPYTTRQLLEALLMVSGNDAANMLADMLGGRPAAVAAMTRKAASVGARNTRASSPSGLDGPGWETVTTPHDLAVILRAALNYPLIAQIMRQPSAQFPGKTLTNQNELLARYPGDIAGKTGYTDLARKTYVGAAQRGNRRLVVVQMYGTGDLYGQAIDLFDYGFSH; encoded by the coding sequence GTGCGAAGACTGTTCGTGACGCTGGCGCTCGCCCTCGGTACGGCCCTGGCCGCCGCGAACATCTGGGCACCGCCGGCCGCCGCGCAGCCAGGTGTCCAGCCGGCAGGTGCGCAGATTCCCGATGGGCCCGCCAAGGCCTGGCTGGTCGCCGACATGGACACCGGCCAGGTGCTGGCGTCCAAGGATCCCAACGGCTCGTACGCCCCGGCCAGCACCATCAAGCCGCTGTTGGCGATGGTGGTACTCGATCACCTTCGACCCGACAATTTCGCGCGGGCCAACGAGTCCCACACCAAGGTCGAATGCTCGTGTGTCGGCCTCAAACCGGGCCAGCCCTACACCACCCGCCAACTGCTCGAAGCGCTGCTCATGGTGTCGGGCAATGATGCGGCGAACATGCTGGCCGACATGCTGGGTGGCCGGCCCGCGGCCGTCGCGGCGATGACCCGCAAGGCGGCCAGCGTCGGCGCCCGCAATACCCGGGCGTCCTCACCGTCCGGCCTCGACGGTCCCGGCTGGGAAACCGTCACCACACCGCACGACCTCGCGGTGATCCTGCGCGCGGCGCTGAACTACCCGCTGATCGCGCAGATCATGCGCCAGCCATCGGCCCAGTTCCCGGGCAAGACCCTGACCAACCAGAACGAGCTTCTCGCACGCTATCCCGGTGACATCGCCGGCAAGACCGGATACACCGACCTGGCCCGCAAGACGTATGTCGGTGCCGCCCAACGCGGCAACCGACGCCTGGTCGTGGTGCAGATGTACGGCACCGGCGATCTGTACGGTCAGGCGATCGATCTGTTCGACTACGGTTTCTCGCACTGA
- a CDS encoding diflavin oxidoreductase — translation MRGADVSEREFSLVVAYGTDMGNAEDAAMSFAEATTAAGIPAEAVELNQVELGQLSTATHFIAVTSTFGDGEFPDTATLFWEALSVSTDRLEHLSFAVLALGDTSYELFCNAGILLDARLEELGATRIADRIDVDGYYEEPAAAWTTDLVKQLTAVQAGPAAPVAVIETAPADPPLRTQERNRPFGAALTVNRLLTATESDKEVRHYELDLTGSGITYLAGDSLAVHPTNDPDLVAAILAELKVGPEHRIADTEETLGVLLTEHLEIRTPSRALQELAGTAAYGQDVLDLIRRTALTVDEVVDTLRPLQFRDYSIASSPLVHPDCIHLTAATVRYPAADRHHGGVASTYLAGRAQTVRVHLRPNHHFRLPPGDVPIIMIGPGTGIAPFRAFLQERQAAAAPGRSWLFFGDRRRATDFLYGDELTGFVESGTLTRLDVAFSRDQDTKVYVQQRMRENSAELFAWLQDGAYLYVCGDADRMARDVDATLHEIIAENGSMDADAAHAYVNDLIKTHRYLRDVY, via the coding sequence ATGAGGGGAGCCGATGTGTCCGAGCGTGAGTTCTCGCTGGTGGTCGCCTATGGCACCGACATGGGCAACGCCGAAGACGCTGCCATGTCGTTCGCCGAGGCCACCACCGCAGCCGGAATTCCCGCCGAGGCCGTCGAACTCAATCAGGTGGAACTCGGTCAGCTCAGTACCGCAACGCATTTCATCGCGGTCACCTCCACCTTCGGTGATGGCGAGTTCCCCGACACCGCCACGTTGTTCTGGGAGGCGCTCAGCGTCTCCACCGATCGGCTGGAGCACCTGAGCTTCGCAGTCCTGGCCCTGGGCGACACATCCTACGAATTGTTCTGCAACGCAGGCATACTCCTTGATGCCCGGCTGGAAGAGCTGGGCGCCACCAGGATCGCCGACCGGATAGACGTCGACGGATACTACGAGGAACCTGCCGCTGCGTGGACCACCGACCTCGTCAAACAGCTCACCGCGGTCCAGGCCGGCCCCGCGGCACCCGTCGCCGTCATAGAGACCGCCCCGGCCGATCCCCCACTTCGCACCCAGGAACGCAACCGCCCCTTCGGGGCCGCGCTGACCGTCAATCGGCTGCTCACCGCGACAGAATCCGACAAGGAGGTCCGCCACTACGAGCTCGACCTCACCGGCTCCGGGATCACCTACCTGGCCGGCGATTCACTGGCCGTCCACCCGACCAACGATCCCGACCTGGTGGCGGCGATCCTCGCCGAACTCAAGGTGGGCCCCGAACACCGGATCGCCGACACGGAGGAGACCTTGGGTGTCCTTCTGACCGAGCACCTGGAGATCCGGACGCCCTCGCGAGCGCTGCAGGAGTTGGCCGGTACCGCCGCCTACGGTCAGGATGTCCTCGATCTGATCAGGCGCACCGCTCTCACCGTCGACGAGGTCGTAGACACGTTGCGCCCGTTGCAATTCCGCGATTACTCGATCGCCTCCAGCCCGCTGGTACATCCCGATTGCATCCATCTGACCGCGGCTACGGTGCGCTACCCCGCCGCCGACCGCCACCACGGCGGCGTGGCCTCCACATATCTGGCCGGGCGCGCGCAGACGGTTCGGGTTCACCTGCGCCCCAACCATCATTTCCGCCTGCCTCCCGGCGATGTGCCGATCATCATGATCGGGCCGGGAACCGGTATCGCGCCGTTCCGGGCGTTCCTGCAGGAACGGCAGGCCGCCGCCGCGCCCGGTCGGTCCTGGCTGTTCTTCGGGGACCGGCGCCGGGCGACGGACTTCCTCTACGGTGACGAGCTGACGGGATTCGTCGAGTCGGGCACGCTGACCCGGCTGGACGTGGCCTTCTCCCGCGATCAGGATACGAAAGTGTATGTGCAGCAGCGCATGCGGGAGAACTCAGCCGAGTTGTTCGCGTGGCTACAGGACGGCGCATACCTCTACGTGTGCGGTGATGCCGACCGCATGGCCAGGGATGTCGACGCCACCCTGCACGAGATCATCGCCGAGAACGGCTCGATGGATGCCGACGCCGCGCACGCCTACGTCAATGACCTGATCAAAACCCACCGGTATCTGCGCGACGTGTACTGA
- a CDS encoding metal-dependent hydrolase family protein has translation MLHALHLRGRGLPDGEPVEWWIVDERLREERSHDERLREERGMRGVLSAEPVAGAETVFDGGWIIPGLVDAHCHVGLGPGGAVDIDEAVTQAETERDAGALLLRDAGSPVDTRSFDDREDLPRIIRAGRHLARPKRYSPGLPIDIEDESQLPAAVAEQARWGDGWVKLVGDWIDRGIGDLAPLWSDEILKAAIDAAHAEGARVTAHVFGEDALPGLIKAGIDCIEHGTGITDDTIELMLEHGTALVPTLINIDNFPGIADAAGKYPSYARHMRDLYASCRGRVGAAYEAGVPVFAGTDAGGMIAHGRIADEIEALKGIGMSPTAALGAASWDARAWLGRPALEHGTSADLVCYTEDPRHGGVSHPDLVILRGRVF, from the coding sequence GTGCTCCACGCGCTCCACCTTCGGGGACGCGGCCTACCCGATGGCGAGCCCGTCGAGTGGTGGATCGTCGATGAGCGCTTGCGTGAAGAGCGTTCGCACGATGAGCGCTTGCGCGAAGAGCGCGGGATGCGCGGAGTGCTGTCCGCCGAACCGGTGGCCGGGGCCGAGACCGTCTTTGACGGTGGCTGGATCATTCCCGGCCTGGTCGACGCGCACTGCCATGTCGGCCTGGGCCCGGGTGGTGCCGTCGACATCGACGAGGCGGTCACCCAGGCGGAGACCGAACGGGACGCTGGTGCGTTGCTGCTGCGTGACGCCGGATCGCCGGTGGACACCCGCAGCTTCGACGACCGCGAGGACCTGCCGCGCATCATCCGGGCCGGACGGCATCTGGCCCGGCCCAAGCGCTATTCGCCGGGGTTGCCGATCGACATCGAGGACGAGTCGCAACTGCCCGCCGCGGTGGCCGAGCAGGCCCGGTGGGGCGACGGCTGGGTGAAGCTGGTCGGCGACTGGATCGACCGTGGCATCGGGGACCTGGCGCCGCTGTGGTCCGACGAGATCCTCAAGGCCGCGATCGACGCGGCCCACGCCGAGGGCGCGCGGGTCACTGCGCACGTATTCGGCGAGGATGCGCTGCCGGGGCTGATCAAGGCCGGAATCGACTGCATCGAGCACGGCACCGGGATCACCGACGACACCATCGAATTGATGCTCGAACACGGCACGGCGCTGGTGCCGACCCTGATCAACATCGACAATTTCCCCGGCATCGCCGATGCGGCAGGCAAGTACCCGTCGTACGCCAGGCACATGCGCGATCTCTATGCGTCCTGCCGCGGCCGGGTGGGAGCGGCCTACGAGGCCGGGGTGCCGGTTTTCGCGGGCACCGACGCCGGCGGCATGATCGCCCACGGTCGTATCGCCGACGAGATCGAGGCGCTCAAGGGCATCGGGATGAGCCCCACCGCCGCCTTGGGGGCGGCCAGTTGGGATGCGCGGGCGTGGCTGGGCCGGCCTGCGCTGGAGCACGGGACATCGGCGGACCTGGTCTGCTACACCGAGGATCCGCGCCACGGCGGGGTCAGCCACCCCGACCTGGTGATCCTGCGCGGCCGGGTGTTCTGA
- the ffh gene encoding signal recognition particle protein yields MFESLSDRLTGALQGLRGKGRLTDADIDATAREIRLALLEADVSLPVVRAFVARIKDRAKGAEVSGALNPAQQVVKIVNEELIGILGGETRQLSFAKNPPTVIMLAGLQGAGKTTLAGKLAKWLKGLGHSPLLVACDLQRPGAVNQLQIVGERAGVATFAPHPGTSPDGLEIGGHGDPVAVASAGMAEARAKHYDVVIVDTAGRLGIDDELMGQAAAIRDAVNPDEVLFVLDAMIGQDAVATAEAFREGVGFTGVVLTKLDGDARGGAALSVREITGVPILFASAGEKLEDFDVFHPDRMASRILGMGDVLTLIEQAEQVFDQQKAEEAAAKIGSGELTLEDFLEQMLAIRKMGPIGNLLGMLPGAGQMKDALAAVDDKQLDRVQAIIRGMTPAERADPKIINASRRLRIANGSGVAVSEVNSLVDRFFDARKMMSSMAGQMGMPFGRKNAPRKAAKGKNKQAGKGKGKGRGPTQPKNPFGAGMPAGFPDLSNMPKGLDELPPGLADFDLSKLKFPGQK; encoded by the coding sequence GTGTTTGAGAGCCTGTCTGACCGGTTGACCGGAGCCCTGCAGGGCCTACGCGGCAAGGGGCGGTTGACCGACGCCGATATCGACGCGACCGCGCGCGAGATCCGGTTGGCCTTGCTGGAGGCCGACGTCTCGCTGCCGGTGGTGCGTGCCTTCGTTGCGCGCATCAAGGATCGCGCCAAGGGTGCCGAGGTCTCCGGTGCGCTGAATCCCGCGCAGCAGGTGGTCAAGATCGTCAACGAGGAACTGATCGGCATCCTCGGCGGTGAGACCCGCCAGCTGTCCTTCGCCAAGAACCCGCCGACGGTGATCATGCTGGCCGGTCTGCAAGGTGCGGGTAAGACCACGCTGGCCGGCAAGCTGGCGAAATGGCTCAAGGGCCTGGGCCATAGCCCGTTGCTGGTGGCTTGTGACCTGCAGCGTCCCGGTGCGGTCAACCAGCTGCAGATCGTCGGTGAGCGCGCCGGTGTGGCGACCTTCGCCCCGCACCCGGGCACCTCGCCCGATGGCCTGGAGATCGGTGGCCACGGCGATCCGGTGGCGGTCGCCTCTGCCGGTATGGCCGAGGCGCGTGCCAAGCACTACGACGTCGTCATCGTCGACACCGCGGGCCGGCTGGGTATCGACGACGAGCTGATGGGTCAGGCCGCGGCCATCCGGGACGCCGTCAACCCTGACGAAGTGCTGTTCGTGCTCGACGCGATGATCGGTCAGGACGCCGTCGCCACCGCCGAGGCGTTCCGCGAAGGCGTCGGCTTCACCGGTGTGGTGCTGACCAAGCTCGACGGCGACGCTCGTGGCGGCGCGGCCTTGTCGGTCCGTGAGATCACCGGTGTGCCGATCCTGTTCGCCTCCGCCGGGGAGAAGCTCGAAGACTTCGACGTCTTCCACCCCGACCGGATGGCCAGCCGCATCCTGGGCATGGGTGACGTGCTCACCCTCATCGAGCAGGCCGAGCAGGTCTTCGATCAGCAGAAGGCCGAGGAGGCCGCCGCCAAGATCGGCTCCGGAGAGCTGACGCTGGAGGATTTCCTCGAGCAGATGCTGGCGATCCGCAAGATGGGCCCGATCGGAAACCTGCTGGGCATGCTGCCCGGGGCCGGACAGATGAAGGACGCGCTGGCCGCGGTCGATGACAAGCAGCTGGACCGGGTGCAGGCCATCATCCGCGGCATGACGCCGGCCGAGCGGGCCGATCCCAAGATCATCAACGCCTCGCGCCGGCTGCGCATCGCCAACGGCTCCGGTGTCGCGGTGTCCGAGGTCAACTCGCTCGTGGACCGCTTCTTCGACGCCCGCAAGATGATGTCGTCGATGGCCGGCCAGATGGGCATGCCGTTCGGCCGCAAGAACGCGCCGCGCAAGGCCGCCAAGGGCAAGAACAAGCAGGCCGGTAAAGGCAAAGGCAAGGGTCGCGGCCCCACCCAGCCCAAGAACCCGTTCGGCGCCGGGATGCCCGCCGGTTTCCCCGACCTGTCGAACATGCCCAAGGGCCTGGACGAATTGCCGCCCGGCCTGGCCGATTTCGACCTGTCGAAGCTGAAGTTCCCGGGCCAGAAGTAG
- a CDS encoding [protein-PII] uridylyltransferase, with protein sequence MTDQQPQSAHEPAGTSGQEGPAGSPRPANDLAAATQQLLTGGSRQLDAAALRDALLDLHEFWLTTKATEIGITATSGFAIVATGGLGRGEMLPYSDLDLMLLHDNMPVELVAEVAEKLWYPLWDANIRIDHSVRTVPEALKVAGEDIAVGLAMLDARHMAGDADLSALLIGGARRQWRIGIASRFDELVEYAQARWQRSGQIAHRAEPDLKSGRGGLRDVQLLNALAIAQLADVYPSRALASPTGTLGGAHLSLLNVRTELHRSSGRGRELLLAQHADEIGAALRIGDRFDLARTLSDAARTVSYYVDSGIRTAANALPRRGFAALRRPVRRPLDEGVIEYAGEVILARDARPERDPGLILRVAAASASTGLPMAVSTLSRLAETAPELRTPWPRQACKDLLVLLASGPATVATIEALDRTGLWGRLFPEWGAVRDLPPRDVVHIWTVDRHLVETVSRASAFTTRVSRPDLLLLGALCHDIGKGRGGDHSEIGAELATQIGTRLGMWPSDIEVLSKIVRYHLLLPDTATRRDLQDPKTIDAVVDALGGDMVLLELLHVLAEADSLATGPGVWGDWKSSLIGDLVRRCRLVMAGESLPQPDPVEPRFTDLAADGGVHVELTAGDGPHLYNVTMIAADRRGLLSKAAGVLALNSLRVHSASVNSHEGSAINTFAVSPHFGAPPPAELLRQQFILALDGELDVIGSLERRDHEAAQHPTTRAGEILASVPANHVPAPPRILWSPGPSPEDLIVQIRTIDRSGLLARLTAVFERGGVDVGWAKVTTLGSSVVDVFCITAPALAGDDARRAAVREELERDMFAILPAPPPAKPSKPAEHAG encoded by the coding sequence ATGACAGACCAGCAGCCACAATCCGCGCACGAGCCGGCCGGCACCTCCGGACAGGAGGGTCCGGCCGGCTCGCCGCGGCCGGCCAACGATCTGGCGGCGGCCACCCAGCAGTTGCTCACCGGTGGATCCCGTCAACTCGACGCGGCCGCGCTGCGGGACGCGTTACTCGACTTGCACGAATTCTGGCTCACCACAAAGGCTACCGAGATCGGGATCACGGCCACGAGTGGGTTCGCCATCGTGGCCACCGGTGGCCTGGGCCGCGGCGAGATGTTGCCGTACTCCGACCTCGATCTCATGTTGCTGCATGACAACATGCCGGTCGAGCTGGTCGCTGAGGTGGCCGAAAAACTCTGGTATCCCTTGTGGGACGCCAATATCCGCATCGACCACAGTGTGCGCACCGTACCTGAAGCCCTCAAGGTCGCAGGCGAGGACATCGCGGTGGGCCTGGCCATGCTCGATGCCCGTCATATGGCCGGCGACGCCGATCTGTCGGCGCTGCTGATCGGCGGGGCGCGCCGGCAGTGGCGGATCGGAATCGCCTCGCGGTTCGACGAACTCGTCGAGTACGCGCAGGCGCGCTGGCAGCGCAGTGGCCAGATCGCACACCGCGCCGAACCTGACCTGAAGTCGGGCCGCGGCGGTCTGCGGGACGTACAACTGCTCAACGCGCTCGCGATAGCGCAACTGGCCGACGTATATCCGAGTCGGGCCCTGGCGTCACCGACCGGAACGCTCGGCGGTGCCCACCTGTCCCTGCTGAATGTGCGCACCGAACTGCACCGCTCCTCGGGGCGTGGTCGGGAACTACTGCTGGCTCAGCATGCCGACGAAATCGGCGCGGCTCTGCGGATCGGGGATCGATTCGACCTGGCCCGCACCCTGTCGGATGCGGCCCGGACGGTCAGCTATTACGTCGACTCCGGTATCCGTACGGCCGCCAATGCCTTGCCACGGCGGGGTTTCGCTGCGCTGCGTCGCCCGGTGCGCCGCCCGCTCGACGAAGGAGTGATCGAATACGCCGGTGAGGTGATCCTGGCCCGTGACGCGCGGCCGGAACGCGATCCGGGGCTGATCTTGCGGGTTGCCGCGGCGTCGGCCAGTACCGGGCTGCCGATGGCGGTGTCCACGCTGAGCAGGCTGGCCGAGACCGCACCGGAGTTGCGTACACCGTGGCCGCGCCAAGCCTGCAAGGACCTGCTGGTGTTGCTCGCGTCGGGCCCCGCCACGGTCGCCACCATCGAGGCTCTGGACCGCACCGGCCTGTGGGGCCGGCTGTTCCCGGAGTGGGGTGCAGTACGGGATCTGCCGCCGCGGGATGTCGTGCACATCTGGACAGTTGACCGTCATCTGGTCGAAACTGTCTCGCGGGCAAGTGCTTTCACAACCCGGGTGTCGCGTCCCGATCTACTGCTGCTGGGTGCGCTGTGCCACGACATCGGCAAGGGCCGCGGCGGCGATCACAGCGAGATCGGTGCGGAGTTGGCCACCCAGATCGGCACCCGGCTGGGCATGTGGCCGTCCGACATCGAGGTGCTCTCGAAGATCGTCCGGTACCACCTGCTGCTGCCTGACACTGCGACGCGACGAGACCTCCAGGACCCCAAGACCATTGACGCAGTGGTCGATGCCCTCGGTGGGGACATGGTGCTGCTGGAGTTGCTCCATGTCCTGGCCGAGGCCGATTCGCTGGCCACCGGACCGGGGGTGTGGGGCGACTGGAAGTCATCCCTGATCGGTGACCTGGTGCGACGGTGCCGGTTGGTGATGGCAGGGGAATCGCTGCCGCAGCCCGATCCGGTCGAGCCGCGGTTCACGGACTTGGCCGCCGATGGCGGCGTGCATGTCGAGCTCACCGCGGGCGACGGTCCGCACCTCTACAACGTGACGATGATCGCTGCGGATCGGCGCGGCCTGCTGTCCAAGGCTGCCGGCGTGCTGGCGTTGAACTCGCTGCGGGTCCACTCGGCGTCGGTCAACAGCCACGAAGGTTCGGCGATCAACACGTTCGCGGTGTCTCCGCACTTCGGTGCGCCACCGCCGGCCGAATTGCTGCGCCAGCAGTTCATCCTTGCGCTCGACGGCGAACTGGATGTGATCGGCTCGCTGGAACGCCGCGACCACGAGGCCGCCCAGCATCCGACAACCCGCGCCGGCGAGATCCTGGCCTCCGTGCCGGCCAACCATGTGCCCGCCCCGCCCCGCATCCTGTGGTCGCCGGGTCCGTCTCCCGAAGACCTGATCGTCCAGATCCGCACGATCGACCGGTCGGGTCTGTTGGCCCGGCTGACCGCGGTGTTCGAGCGCGGCGGGGTGGATGTCGGCTGGGCGAAGGTCACCACGCTGGGATCCTCGGTGGTCGACGTCTTCTGCATCACCGCACCGGCACTGGCCGGTGACGACGCGCGCCGGGCCGCGGTACGCGAGGAACTGGAGCGCGACATGTTCGCGATCCTGCCCGCGCCGCCACCGGCAAAACCGTCGAAGCCTGCTGAGCACGCCGGCTGA
- a CDS encoding P-II family nitrogen regulator, translated as MKLITAIVKPFTLEDVKTGLEQTGILGMTVSEVQGYGRQKGHTEVYRGAEYSVDFVPKVRVEVVVDDSAVDKVVDVIVQAARTGKIGDGKVWVSPVDTVVRVRTGERGTDAL; from the coding sequence ATGAAGCTGATCACTGCGATCGTCAAGCCGTTCACGCTGGAGGATGTCAAGACCGGCCTGGAGCAGACGGGCATCCTGGGGATGACGGTCAGCGAGGTACAGGGCTACGGCCGGCAAAAGGGCCACACCGAGGTCTACCGCGGTGCCGAGTACTCGGTCGATTTCGTGCCGAAGGTCCGGGTGGAGGTCGTCGTCGACGACTCCGCTGTCGACAAGGTCGTGGACGTCATCGTTCAGGCCGCCCGCACCGGCAAGATCGGCGACGGGAAAGTCTGGGTCAGCCCGGTCGACACCGTTGTCCGCGTCCGCACCGGGGAACGGGGCACCGACGCCCTGTAG